A single window of Streptomyces sp. NBC_00464 DNA harbors:
- a CDS encoding type II secretion system F family protein, with product MSGGDPTGVPEAAYAAALCAAAAAGLGAAGRSQGRRRARALFGDGVRHAPFRESWDTGLNRLCGWLRGRREWLCLPVALVLAVLGGSVLPVIAGAAAAPVVRRWLRRRELHKEWERRAEGVVDLCGAVVGELRAGHEPGQALLVAVHGTGVLGAAGPGVSAAARFGGDVPRVLGQAACEPGLEGLAGVAACWRVAADGGAGLAAGLDRLEGALRAERRRREELRAQLAGAWSTVVVLALLPVLGLGLGAALGADPLRVLLHSPAGLVCLVMGGSLETAGLVWAARIVRKGEVA from the coding sequence GTGAGTGGTGGTGATCCGACGGGCGTGCCGGAAGCGGCGTATGCGGCCGCGCTGTGCGCGGCAGCGGCTGCCGGGCTGGGGGCGGCCGGACGAAGTCAAGGCCGGCGGAGGGCGCGGGCTTTGTTCGGCGACGGAGTGAGGCATGCGCCTTTCCGGGAGAGCTGGGATACCGGTTTGAACCGGCTTTGCGGGTGGCTGAGGGGGCGGCGGGAGTGGTTGTGCCTGCCGGTGGCTCTGGTTCTGGCCGTCCTCGGTGGGTCCGTGCTGCCGGTGATTGCGGGGGCGGCCGCGGCTCCTGTGGTGCGGCGGTGGCTGCGGAGAAGGGAACTGCACAAGGAATGGGAGCGCCGGGCCGAGGGAGTGGTGGACCTGTGCGGCGCCGTGGTGGGCGAGCTGAGGGCCGGGCACGAGCCGGGGCAGGCACTGCTTGTCGCGGTGCACGGCACGGGCGTACTGGGTGCGGCAGGCCCCGGGGTGTCGGCCGCGGCGCGGTTCGGGGGAGATGTCCCGCGAGTGCTGGGGCAGGCGGCGTGCGAGCCGGGCCTGGAGGGGCTCGCAGGAGTGGCCGCCTGCTGGCGGGTGGCAGCGGATGGCGGTGCCGGTCTCGCGGCCGGTCTGGACCGGTTGGAGGGCGCGTTACGGGCCGAGCGGCGCCGGCGGGAGGAGCTGCGGGCCCAACTGGCCGGCGCCTGGTCGACGGTTGTGGTGCTGGCGCTGCTGCCGGTGCTGGGCCTGGGGCTGGGAGCGGCACTCGGGGCAGATCCGCTGAGGGTGTTGCTGCACAGTCCCGCTGGACTGGTCTGTCTGGTGATGGGCGGATCCCTGGAAACGGCCGGGCTGGTCTGGGCCGCCCGGATCGTCCGTAAGGGAGAAGTCGCATGA
- a CDS encoding type II secretion system F family protein, which produces MSALAAEVVHRVGVVGLVLGACVQSAQVLARRRTGQRVRRRGLTLLAVSSDAPTPLGGRVGLRASRMRWPVSGADAKQWAAMLGALLAGWILVGGPAGWAVGLAAACGTWRWQRSRLGQAARAAADMAARAAETMRRLPLAADLLAACISAGAGPREAAEAVGASLGGPVGEQLARTAAEIRLGGDPAVAWGRFGEIPGAAALARCLDRAGSTGAPAAEPVTRLAEAMRAERASAAVARAQRAAVLITAPVGLCFLPAFLTVGVAPVVIGLAGGLLQP; this is translated from the coding sequence ATGAGCGCCCTGGCGGCTGAAGTTGTCCACAGGGTGGGGGTAGTGGGGCTGGTGCTGGGCGCGTGTGTCCAGTCGGCTCAGGTCCTGGCGCGACGCCGTACAGGGCAGCGGGTGCGGCGGCGAGGACTGACGCTCCTCGCTGTGTCTTCCGACGCTCCGACGCCCCTTGGCGGGCGGGTCGGCCTGCGTGCCAGCCGTATGCGGTGGCCGGTCTCCGGCGCCGACGCCAAGCAGTGGGCGGCGATGCTGGGCGCTCTTCTGGCGGGCTGGATTCTGGTGGGTGGCCCCGCCGGGTGGGCGGTCGGACTGGCGGCGGCCTGCGGTACGTGGAGGTGGCAGCGCTCGCGGCTCGGGCAGGCAGCGCGAGCCGCTGCAGATATGGCGGCGAGGGCGGCGGAGACCATGCGCCGACTTCCGCTGGCGGCAGATCTGTTGGCGGCGTGCATCTCGGCAGGGGCCGGCCCGCGCGAGGCCGCCGAGGCGGTCGGCGCGTCGCTGGGAGGGCCGGTCGGTGAGCAACTGGCGCGTACGGCGGCGGAGATCCGACTCGGCGGCGATCCCGCAGTGGCGTGGGGGAGATTCGGAGAGATACCGGGTGCTGCCGCGCTGGCGCGCTGTCTGGACCGGGCCGGGTCGACCGGCGCCCCTGCGGCGGAGCCGGTAACCAGGCTGGCCGAAGCGATGAGGGCCGAGCGTGCGAGTGCGGCGGTGGCGCGGGCGCAGCGGGCCGCGGTGCTGATCACTGCGCCTGTCGGGCTCTGCTTCCTTCCTGCCTTCCTCACCGTGGGCGTGGCGCCTGTGGTGATCGGGCTGGCGGGGGGACTGCTGCAGCCTTGA
- a CDS encoding DUF4244 domain-containing protein has protein sequence MRKMMRWMRTVARKVRADAGMTTSEYAVGTIAACAFAAVLYKVVTSPPVMAQLQSLLKDALDAKF, from the coding sequence ATGCGGAAAATGATGCGCTGGATGCGAACCGTGGCACGCAAGGTACGGGCAGACGCCGGAATGACGACGTCCGAATATGCGGTCGGAACGATTGCGGCCTGTGCGTTTGCCGCGGTGCTCTACAAGGTGGTCACCAGCCCGCCGGTCATGGCGCAATTGCAATCGCTGCTGAAGGACGCACTTGATGCGAAATTCTGA
- a CDS encoding TadE family type IV pilus minor pilin translates to MRNSDGGAGAEGSGGGAGRERHAREGAGVVERCGDRGAVTAEAAMAIPVLVIFALALMWALMAASAQIRCVDAARAGARAAARSEPEAQVREAALSAAPDRARVDVERAGDLWRVAVAAPAPGPGPLAVTLSSEAVAAAEDAVGAEGVAAAEDAVGVAP, encoded by the coding sequence ATGCGAAATTCTGATGGGGGAGCGGGGGCGGAAGGCTCAGGGGGAGGCGCCGGGCGGGAGAGACACGCCCGGGAGGGGGCGGGAGTGGTGGAGCGATGTGGTGACCGCGGGGCGGTGACGGCGGAGGCGGCCATGGCGATTCCAGTGCTGGTGATCTTCGCGCTCGCGCTGATGTGGGCGCTAATGGCTGCCTCGGCCCAGATCCGGTGTGTGGACGCGGCTCGTGCCGGCGCGCGGGCAGCAGCCCGCTCCGAACCGGAGGCACAGGTGAGGGAGGCCGCCCTTTCGGCGGCGCCCGACCGGGCCCGGGTGGATGTGGAGCGGGCCGGGGATCTGTGGCGGGTCGCCGTGGCGGCTCCGGCGCCCGGTCCCGGGCCGCTGGCCGTGACGCTGAGCTCGGAGGCCGTGGCGGCGGCCGAGGACGCGGTGGGGGCTGAGGGCGTGGCGGCGGCCGAGGACGCGGTGGGGGTGGCGCCATGA
- a CDS encoding Rv3654c family TadE-like protein, with amino-acid sequence MTWPGPRRPAPGLRRLGVCGKRRDRGLATVWSAVTASALCAVFAVVLALGQVVAIRHRAGGAADLAALAAADRALEGASAACRSAREVAGAQGAEVVRCTVQGEIADVTARVRGGPYAPEVRSRAGPPAAAPTRSLRPPENLAPLENPVPPENPLPPVGLISPERRTAP; translated from the coding sequence ATGACGTGGCCCGGCCCTCGGCGGCCGGCTCCGGGGCTGCGTCGGCTGGGTGTGTGCGGGAAGCGGCGGGATCGGGGGCTGGCGACCGTGTGGTCTGCGGTGACCGCGTCGGCGCTGTGCGCGGTCTTCGCGGTGGTTCTGGCTCTCGGGCAGGTGGTAGCGATCCGGCACCGTGCCGGGGGCGCGGCCGACCTGGCCGCGCTGGCCGCTGCCGACCGGGCTCTGGAGGGAGCCTCCGCTGCCTGCCGGTCGGCCCGGGAGGTGGCCGGGGCACAGGGAGCGGAGGTGGTGCGGTGCACCGTTCAGGGGGAGATCGCCGATGTGACGGCCAGGGTTCGGGGTGGGCCGTACGCGCCCGAGGTCAGGTCACGGGCGGGCCCGCCAGCAGCGGCGCCCACCCGGTCGCTCAGGCCTCCGGAGAACCTGGCTCCCCTGGAGAATCCGGTTCCTCCGGAGAATCCGCTTCCACCAGTGGGCCTGATTTCCCCCGAGCGCCGGACTGCTCCGTAG
- a CDS encoding DEAD/DEAH box helicase, which translates to MHDALGPLSVSPVTHSVPMAKNHRPSRPPENGGSRPSPDVVLDRLAAGAGRSARITHTEHLPPRAGTHAIWPDRIRPEVIAAIQKAGIDHPWAHQAAAAEHALDGESVVIATGTASGKSLAYLAPVLSALLDGSEAPNGRGATALYLAPTKALAADQRRSVRELAAPLGHAIRPAVYDGDTPVEEREWVRQYANYVLTNPDMLHRGILPSHPRWSSFLRALRYVVIDECHTYRGVFGSHVAQVVRRLRRLCARYGADPVFLLASATSAEPSVAAGRLTGLTVTEVADDASPRGELVFALWEPPLTELSGEKGAPVRRTATAETADLLTDLTVQGVRSVAFVRSRRGAELISVIAKERLAEIDRSLPSRVAAYRGGYLPEERRALERALHSGSLLGLAATTALELGIDVSGLDAVVIAGYPGTRASLWQQAGRAGRAGQGALAILVARDDPLDTFLVHHPEALFQQPVESTVLDPDNPYVLAPHLCAAAAELPLTESDLALFGPAVAELLPQLEAAKLLRRRTSGWHWTRRERAADLTDIRGGGGRPVQIVEEGTGRLLGTVDESAAHTAVHEGGVHLHQGRTYLVRKLDLEDSVALVEQASPPYSTTARDTTAITVLETDTEIPWGDGRLCYGSVEVTNQVVSFLRRRLITGEVLGETKLDLPPRTLRTRAVWWTVTQDQLDSARINPEILGGALHAAEHASIGMLPLFATCDRWDIGGVSVPLHPDTLLPTVFVYDGHPGGAGFAERAFHTAHDWLAATRQAIASCECEAGCPSCIQSPKCGNGNEPLHKRGAVRLLTELLRSAPPGPGRTHGADGADSSEESGLAESGPVWQSGSTEQSGARGKSGPLVEADSPEEPDSPGEPGSPEA; encoded by the coding sequence ATGCACGACGCCTTGGGACCATTGTCCGTCTCGCCAGTGACACACTCGGTGCCGATGGCCAAGAATCACCGCCCCAGTCGACCGCCCGAGAACGGGGGTTCCCGCCCCTCTCCCGATGTGGTCCTCGACCGGCTCGCCGCAGGGGCGGGCCGGTCCGCGCGCATCACTCATACGGAGCACTTGCCCCCGCGTGCGGGAACCCATGCCATCTGGCCCGATCGCATCCGTCCGGAAGTCATCGCCGCCATCCAGAAGGCCGGCATCGACCATCCCTGGGCCCATCAGGCCGCCGCGGCGGAGCATGCGCTGGACGGCGAGTCGGTCGTGATCGCCACCGGCACGGCGTCCGGCAAGTCGCTGGCCTACCTCGCCCCGGTCCTCAGCGCCCTCCTGGACGGCTCCGAGGCTCCCAACGGCCGTGGGGCGACCGCCCTCTACCTCGCCCCCACCAAGGCCCTGGCGGCCGACCAGCGTCGCTCGGTGAGGGAACTCGCGGCTCCGCTGGGCCACGCGATCCGGCCCGCTGTGTATGACGGCGACACCCCGGTCGAAGAACGCGAATGGGTACGCCAGTACGCCAACTACGTCCTCACCAATCCCGACATGCTGCACCGCGGGATACTCCCGTCCCACCCTCGCTGGTCCTCCTTCCTGCGCGCTCTGCGCTACGTCGTCATCGACGAGTGCCACACCTATCGGGGTGTTTTCGGCTCGCACGTCGCCCAGGTGGTGCGCCGGCTCCGCCGCCTGTGCGCCCGCTACGGCGCCGATCCGGTCTTCCTCCTCGCCTCCGCCACTTCTGCGGAGCCCTCCGTCGCGGCAGGCCGTCTCACCGGCCTGACTGTCACGGAGGTCGCCGACGACGCCTCCCCGCGCGGCGAGCTGGTCTTCGCCCTGTGGGAACCTCCCCTGACCGAGCTGTCCGGCGAGAAGGGCGCCCCCGTGCGCCGTACCGCCACGGCCGAGACCGCCGACCTGCTCACCGACCTGACCGTGCAGGGCGTGCGTTCCGTCGCGTTCGTACGCTCACGGCGCGGCGCCGAGCTCATTTCCGTCATCGCCAAGGAACGCCTCGCCGAGATCGACCGCTCTCTGCCCTCCCGGGTCGCCGCCTACCGCGGGGGTTACCTCCCCGAGGAACGGCGCGCCCTGGAACGCGCACTGCACTCCGGCAGCCTGCTCGGCCTGGCCGCCACGACCGCCCTCGAACTCGGCATCGACGTCTCCGGCCTGGACGCCGTCGTCATCGCGGGTTACCCAGGCACCAGGGCTTCGCTGTGGCAGCAGGCCGGCCGCGCGGGACGGGCCGGCCAGGGTGCCCTCGCCATCCTGGTGGCCCGCGACGACCCGCTGGACACCTTCCTCGTCCACCATCCCGAAGCGCTGTTCCAGCAGCCCGTGGAGTCGACCGTCCTCGACCCGGACAACCCGTACGTCCTGGCCCCCCATCTGTGCGCCGCCGCCGCGGAGCTGCCGCTCACCGAATCGGACCTGGCCCTCTTCGGTCCCGCCGTGGCCGAGCTGCTGCCGCAACTGGAGGCCGCGAAGCTGCTCCGCAGACGGACCTCGGGCTGGCACTGGACCCGGCGGGAACGGGCCGCCGACCTCACCGACATCCGGGGCGGGGGAGGCCGTCCCGTCCAGATCGTCGAGGAGGGCACCGGCAGGCTGCTGGGCACCGTCGACGAGTCCGCCGCGCACACCGCCGTCCACGAGGGCGGCGTCCACCTCCACCAGGGCCGCACCTATCTGGTCCGGAAACTGGACCTGGAGGACTCGGTCGCGCTGGTCGAGCAAGCCAGTCCGCCGTACTCGACGACCGCCCGCGACACCACGGCCATCACCGTCCTGGAGACCGACACCGAGATCCCCTGGGGGGACGGACGGCTCTGCTACGGCTCCGTGGAAGTGACCAATCAGGTCGTCTCCTTCCTCCGTCGCAGACTGATCACCGGTGAGGTACTCGGCGAGACCAAGCTGGACCTTCCACCCCGTACGCTGCGCACCCGCGCCGTATGGTGGACGGTCACCCAGGACCAGCTCGACTCGGCACGGATCAACCCGGAGATCCTTGGCGGCGCGCTGCACGCCGCCGAACACGCGTCGATCGGGATGCTCCCGCTCTTCGCCACCTGCGACCGCTGGGACATCGGCGGAGTGTCCGTACCGCTGCATCCGGACACTCTGCTGCCGACCGTCTTCGTGTACGACGGCCACCCCGGCGGCGCCGGTTTCGCCGAACGCGCCTTCCACACCGCCCACGACTGGCTGGCCGCCACACGTCAGGCGATCGCATCCTGCGAGTGCGAGGCGGGCTGCCCTTCGTGCATCCAGTCCCCCAAGTGCGGCAACGGCAACGAACCCCTGCACAAGCGAGGCGCAGTCCGCCTGCTCACGGAACTCCTCCGATCCGCCCCTCCCGGCCCGGGGCGGACGCACGGGGCAGACGGGGCAGACTCTTCGGAGGAGTCAGGCCTTGCGGAGTCAGGCCCTGTGTGGCAATCCGGCTCTACGGAGCAGTCCGGCGCTCGGGGGAAATCAGGCCCACTGGTGGAAGCGGATTCTCCGGAGGAACCGGATTCTCCAGGGGAGCCAGGTTCTCCGGAGGCCTGA
- a CDS encoding STAS domain-containing protein, with amino-acid sequence MDLSLSTRNVSGPGGDRTVVEVGGEIDVYTAPKLREQLVELVNDGSYHLVVDMEGVDFLDSTGLGVLVGGLKRVRAHEGSLRLVCNQERILKIFRITGLTKVFPIHTTVDEAVAATD; translated from the coding sequence GTGGACCTGTCCTTGTCGACTCGCAATGTGTCCGGCCCTGGTGGCGACCGTACGGTCGTCGAGGTCGGTGGCGAGATTGATGTGTATACCGCGCCCAAGCTGCGCGAGCAGTTGGTCGAGTTGGTGAATGACGGCAGCTACCACTTGGTTGTCGACATGGAAGGCGTCGACTTCCTCGACTCCACCGGCCTCGGCGTGCTCGTGGGCGGCTTGAAGCGTGTTCGGGCCCATGAGGGCTCGTTGCGACTGGTGTGCAACCAGGAGCGCATTCTCAAGATTTTCCGGATCACCGGTCTGACCAAGGTGTTCCCGATCCACACCACGGTCGATGAGGCCGTGGCGGCAACCGACTGA
- a CDS encoding ATP-binding protein, which yields MATVELRFSAQPEHVRTARLVAAAVARRAGVDEAVLDEVRLAVGEACSRAVGLHRSHGITAPVTVVLIEEEKSFSIEVGDEVPGPGADGAVPSGVSGRRDAAPGVGLDEPEPDAEGDGEDEMGLAVISGLVDDVEVRSGADGGVIRMSWPKTPATVV from the coding sequence ATGGCCACCGTTGAACTCCGCTTCAGCGCCCAGCCCGAACACGTCAGAACGGCCCGCCTCGTGGCGGCTGCCGTGGCGCGCCGGGCCGGGGTCGACGAGGCCGTGCTCGACGAGGTCAGACTCGCCGTGGGAGAGGCCTGCAGTCGGGCGGTCGGGCTGCACCGCAGCCACGGCATCACAGCGCCTGTCACGGTCGTCCTGATCGAGGAGGAGAAGTCCTTCTCCATCGAGGTCGGCGACGAGGTGCCCGGCCCGGGTGCCGACGGGGCCGTCCCCAGCGGTGTCTCCGGACGCCGCGACGCCGCGCCCGGTGTGGGACTGGACGAACCGGAACCGGACGCCGAGGGCGACGGCGAGGACGAGATGGGCCTCGCGGTCATCAGCGGCCTGGTCGACGACGTCGAGGTCAGGTCCGGTGCGGACGGCGGAGTGATCCGTATGAGCTGGCCGAAGACGCCGGCCACCGTGGTCTGA